In a single window of the Thunnus albacares chromosome 1, fThuAlb1.1, whole genome shotgun sequence genome:
- the nod2 gene encoding nucleotide-binding oligomerization domain-containing protein 2, which yields MFAQELVLKQRAEILHSLCSSGSTEHLERVLDILLAQGELIWEEYQNIQVQCRALYTNVRQLLDLVCMKGEDTCEFFLAAIKEVLPEAQRAGISFLGCCSNLEKREESQSTLTQTLLTQRPSLVSKLQGCIDGALDALVESGHFASADCDDVLLPIHTPSQQARRLLDHVRSKGESAAKVVLHYIQESGSSLNQEKWTPPKEFSKYQKKLSSSVSAQSCFLSNYGGTSHMPLDEIYTEGQLELAHDCTDLSGALDLEDIVGMVGTVNKEADTVLVSGEAGSGKSTLLQRLHLLWAQGVALKEFLLLFPFSCRRLNSEQKELSVQELLFQHCCWPDKEQEEIFQFILDQPHLILFSFDGLDELKQGFSDERRVCCPTLRAPVHILLFNLLQGSLMKGVRKVVTSRPEAVGPLLKKHLRKEVLLKGFSPTGIDCFVKKHHSDPTVATKVLESLQTNTALLGLCHSPVLCRIVSECHKELLGCGEGSPQTITDLYFMILQHFLQHQSPTKSTMGLHWLQEHIKAVLHLGQLAFEGIGTSCYIFTDTDLETCYVTEKDICIGFLILSKDMSSNHSKRYEFLHVTVQCFFAALYIVLSSNINRSTIHKLFELEDMRETGLSSTCLLACLTSIDQQEQSLEGESIAAETPNLQITATFVSGLLSQRYQDLWLHCCPSAMIEKKVRQVVKCLSKGMHKHFKSIPQPVEGEKKSMHAMPGFIWLIKCIYEMQQSKIAKDAMSKLEVDHLKLTYCNIGPVECTALAFVLQHLRNPVGLQLDNNSVGDVGVEQLLPCMHICNSLYLRNNNVTDEGIHKLIAKGIQCENFQKIALFNNKLTDACTQHFSLLLKTKQNFLSLRLGNNNITAEGAKQLAEGLKFNHSLQYLGLWGNKIGDAGAEALASALEGSKTLVWLSLVGNGVGSAGACALAKMIKNSTSLEELWLTENCITRSGVEGLIQALEHNTHVKSVWLKKNELTLEEVEEMTQRESRLMF from the exons ATGTTTGCCCAGGAGCTGGTGCTGAAACAACGGGCAGAGATACTGCATTCATTGTGCAGCAGCGGATCAACTGAACATCTGGAAAGGGTTCTGGACATACTGCTGGCCCAAGGGGAGCTCATATGGGAGGAGTACCAGAACATACAGGTACAGTGTAGGGCACTGTACACCAATGTCAGACAGTTGCTCGACCTGGTGTGCATGAAGGGTGAGGACACCTGTGAGTTCTTCCTTGCTGCTATCAAAGAGGTCCTGCCCGAAGCACAGCGAGCTGGCATCTCCTTTTTAGGGTGCTGTTCAAATttagaaaagagagaagaatcTCAAAGCACATTGACCCAGACTCTTCTGACTCAAAGACCAAGCCTGGTCAGCAAGCTACAAGGCTGCATTGATGGTGCTCTAGACGCTCTGGTTGAATCAGGACACTTTGCCTCAGCAGACTGTGATGATGTGCTGTTACCTATACACACCCCCTCACAGCAG GCAAGACGTTTGCTAGACCACGTCAGATCAAAAGGCGAGTCAGCAGCAAAGGTTGTACTGCACTACATTCAGGAATCAGGGTCCTCATTGAACCAAGAGAAATGGACCCCTCCCAAAG AGTTCTCAAAATATCAGAAGAAGCTCAGCAGTTCTGTATCTGCCCAGTCCTGCTTCCTCAGCAACTATGGAGGGACCAGCCATATGCCTCTGGATGAGATCTACACTGAAGGCCAACTGGAACTAGCCCATGACTGTACTGATCTCAGTGGAGCTTTGGACCTGGAGGACATAGTTGGCATGGTGGGTACAGTGAACAAGGAGGCAGACACGGTGCTAGTATCCGGCGAGGCAGGCAGTGGGAAGAGCACCTTACTCCAGAGGCTGCACTTGCTTTGGGCTCAGGGGGTGGCCCTCAAGGAAtttctcctcctgtttccaTTCAGCTGTCGCAGGTTGAACTCAGAGCAGAAGGAATTGTCTGTCCAAGAACTGCTGTTTCAGCATTGCTGCTGGCCTGacaaggagcaggaggagattTTCCAGTTTATCCTGGACCAGCCGCATCTCATCCTCTTCAGTTTTGATGGCCTGGATGAGCTCAAGCAGGGCTTTTCAGATGAGCGAAGGGTCTGCTGCCCTACCCTGCGTGCACCTGTTCATATACTGTTGTTCAACTTACTTCAGGGTTCCTTAATGAAGGGTGTGAGGAAAGTGGTAACAAGTCGCCCAGAGGCAGTAGGCCCACTGTTGAAGAAGCACCTTCGCAAAGAGGTCCTCCTGAAAGGCTTTTCCCCTACTGGCATTGACTGTTTTGTAAAGAAGCATCACAGTGACCCCACAGTGGCAACTAAGGTTTTAGAGTccctgcagacaaacacagcttTGCTTGGACTTTGTCATAGTCCAGTCCTCTGCAGGATTGTCTCAGAGTGCCATAAGGAGCTGCTGGGCTGTGGAGAGGGCAGCCCACAAACCATAACAGATCTTTACTTTATGATCTTACAGCACTTTCTTCAGCACCAAAGCCCCACGAAGAGCACCATGGGGCTACACTGGCTACAGGAGCACATAAAAGCAGTCTTGCATCTAGGGCAGCTTGCTTTTGAAGGGATAGGAACCTCCTGTTACATCTTCACAGACACAGACCTGGAGACTTGTTACGTAACTGAAAAGGATATCTGCATAGGCTTTCTCATCCTGAGCAAAGATATGTCTTCCAACCACAGTAAACGTTATGAATTCCTTCATGTGACTGTGCAGTGTTTCTTTGCTGCTCTGTACATTGTTTTGTCAAGTAACATTAACCGTTCAACCATCCATAAGCTCTTTGAGTTGGAGGATATGAGGGAGACAGGCCTGAGTAGCACATGCCTCCTAGCCTGCTTGACCTCCATTGATCAACAAGAGCAGAGTTTAGAGGGGGAATCCATAGCAGCAGAAACACCAAATCTGCAAATCACAGCCACCTTTGTGTCTGGGCTACTGTCCCAGCGGTATCAAGACCTATGGCTCCACTGCTGTCCCAGTGCTATGATAGAGAAGAAGGTCAGGCAggtggttaaatgtctctccaAAGGCATGCATAAACACTTCAAATCTATCCCTCAACCTGTAGAAGGGGAGAAGAAGAGCATGCATGCAATGCCAGGCTTTATCTGGCTTATCAAATGCATCTATGAGATGCAGCAGAGCAAGATTGCTAAAGATGCTATGAGTAAGCTGGAGGTGGACCATCTGAAACTGACCTACTGTAACATTGGCCCTGTAGAGTGCACTGCACTAGCCTTTGTGCTCCAGCATTTAAGGAACCCTGTAGGCCTCCAGCTGGACAACAACTCTGTAGGCGACGTGGGTGTGGAGCAGCTTCTTCCCTGCATGCATATTTGTAATTCCCTGTA CCTCAGAAATAATAACGTCACAGATGAGGGGATTCACAAACTGATTGCCAAGGGTATCCAGTGTGAAAACTTCCAGAAAATTGC GCTCTTCAACAATAAGTTAACTGATGCTTGCACACAgcacttttctcttcttctgaaGACCAAGCAGAATTTTCTTTCTCTGAG GCTTGGCAACAACAATATAACAGCAGAAGGAGCAAAGCAGCTGGCAGAAGGACTGAAATTCAACCATTCACTGCAGTATTTAGG GCTTTGGGGCAATAAGATAGGTGACGCAGGAGCAGAGGCCCTTGCTAGTGCCCTAGAGGGCAGCAAAACTCTTGTGTGGCTCAG CTTGGTAGGCAATGGTGTAGGGAGTGCAGGAGCTTGTGCCCTTGCCAAAATGATCAAGAACAGTACGTCACTGGAAGAGCTTTG GTTGACAGAAAACTGCATAACCAGATCAGGGGTAGAAGGTCTGATTCAAGCCCTAGAACACAATACTCATGTGAAGTCAGTGTG GTTGAAAAAGAATGAACTCACTttggaggaggtagaggagatGACACAACGTGAATCAAGACTGATGTTCTGA